Proteins co-encoded in one Kribbella qitaiheensis genomic window:
- the fahA gene encoding fumarylacetoacetase has product MTWIDIPANSPFGPGNLPLGIFRAGDEDPRVGAAIGDQIIDLAPVAHQRDDSQVFAQPSLNAFLALGRPAWQATREWLLDLVRNDDNRSDIEPYLIPQSAVTMLLPFEVADYVDFYASEHHASNVGRLFRPDAEPLLPNWKHLPVGYHGRAGTVVASGTEIVRPSGQRKAPADDAPTYGPTQRLDIEVELGYVVGSPSTLGSRVAVEDFKDHVYGVVLVNDWSARDIQAWEYVPLGPFLGKSFATSISPWVVSLDALEATKVPLPPQEPAVLPYLASDELTNFDITFEVRWNGQLVSTPPYKEMYWSAAQMLAHLSVNGASVRTGDLFASGTVSGAEKNQRGSFLELSWGGREPITVNGEERTFLQDGDEVTITASATTPDGTKIGLGEVTGRILPAN; this is encoded by the coding sequence GTGACCTGGATCGACATCCCGGCGAACTCTCCGTTCGGACCCGGGAACCTGCCGCTGGGCATCTTCCGGGCCGGCGACGAGGATCCCAGGGTGGGAGCGGCGATCGGTGACCAGATCATCGACCTGGCCCCGGTCGCGCACCAGCGCGACGACTCCCAGGTGTTCGCCCAACCCTCGCTGAACGCGTTCCTCGCCCTCGGCCGCCCGGCCTGGCAGGCGACTCGCGAATGGCTGCTCGACCTGGTCCGGAACGACGACAACAGAAGCGATATCGAGCCCTATCTCATCCCGCAGTCCGCGGTGACGATGCTGCTCCCGTTCGAGGTCGCCGACTACGTCGATTTCTACGCGTCCGAGCACCACGCGTCCAACGTGGGCAGGCTTTTCCGCCCGGACGCCGAACCGCTGCTACCGAACTGGAAGCACCTCCCGGTCGGCTACCACGGCCGGGCCGGAACGGTAGTTGCCAGCGGCACCGAAATCGTCCGTCCCAGTGGCCAGCGGAAGGCCCCGGCCGACGACGCCCCGACGTACGGCCCGACGCAACGGCTCGACATCGAGGTCGAGCTCGGGTATGTCGTCGGCAGCCCGTCGACGCTCGGCAGCCGGGTCGCCGTCGAGGATTTCAAGGATCACGTGTACGGCGTTGTGCTGGTGAACGACTGGTCTGCAAGGGACATCCAGGCCTGGGAGTACGTCCCGCTCGGCCCGTTCCTCGGCAAGTCGTTCGCCACCTCGATCTCGCCCTGGGTCGTCTCGCTGGACGCGCTGGAAGCGACAAAGGTGCCGCTCCCCCCGCAAGAACCGGCCGTCCTGCCGTACTTGGCCAGTGACGAACTGACGAACTTCGACATCACCTTCGAGGTGCGCTGGAACGGCCAACTGGTCAGCACCCCGCCGTACAAGGAGATGTACTGGTCCGCCGCCCAGATGCTCGCCCATCTCTCGGTCAACGGCGCCTCGGTGCGAACCGGTGATCTGTTCGCCTCCGGCACGGTCAGCGGCGCCGAGAAGAACCAGCGCGGCTCCTTCCTCGAACTCAGCTGGGGCGGCCGCGAGCCGATCACGGTCAACGGCGAGGAACGGACCTTCCTCCAGGACGGCGACGAGGTCACCATCACCGCCTCGGCCACCACTCCCGACGGCACCAAGATCGGCCTCGGCGAGGTCACCGGCAGGATCCTCCCCGCCAACTGA
- a CDS encoding homogentisate 1,2-dioxygenase: MVHYRQVGQVPPKRHTQFRKPDGGLYYEELMGEEGFSSDSSLLYHAGVPSAIVDSQVWELPDLVTTPNHPLTPRHLRLHDLFDGDAAVAANVVEHRRLVLGNGDVRISYVVAEAVSPYYRNAIGDECVYIEKGSATVETVFGVLTAAEGDYVLIPRATTHRWLPGPDGVFAYCIEANSHIAPPKRYLSRYGQFLEHSPYCERDLVTPGSSFVVEGNDVEVLVKHRGHGAAGIVGSRMTYATHPFDVVGWDGCLYPYTFNVRDFEPITGRIHQPPPVHQVFEGNNFVICNFVPRKVDYHPLSVPVPYYHSNVDSDEVMFYCGGDYEARKGSGIGLGSISLHPGGYAHGPQPAAIEASLGAESFEELAVMVDTFRPLELGEGGSAVDDGAYAWTWSGRHLNS, encoded by the coding sequence ATGGTGCACTACCGGCAGGTCGGGCAGGTTCCGCCGAAGCGGCACACCCAGTTCCGCAAACCGGACGGCGGGCTGTACTACGAGGAGCTGATGGGCGAGGAGGGGTTCTCGTCAGACTCGTCGCTGCTGTACCACGCGGGCGTGCCGTCGGCGATCGTCGATTCGCAGGTCTGGGAGCTGCCTGACCTGGTGACGACGCCGAACCATCCGCTGACGCCGCGGCATCTTCGGCTGCACGATCTCTTCGACGGTGATGCCGCCGTTGCGGCCAACGTCGTCGAGCATCGGCGGCTGGTGCTCGGCAACGGTGACGTCCGGATCTCGTACGTCGTGGCCGAGGCGGTTTCGCCTTACTACCGAAACGCGATCGGCGACGAGTGTGTCTACATCGAGAAGGGGTCGGCGACGGTCGAGACGGTGTTCGGCGTACTGACTGCTGCTGAAGGGGATTACGTTCTGATCCCGCGTGCGACGACGCATCGGTGGTTGCCGGGGCCCGACGGGGTTTTCGCGTACTGCATCGAGGCGAACAGCCACATCGCGCCGCCGAAGCGGTACCTCAGCCGGTACGGGCAGTTCCTCGAGCATTCGCCGTACTGCGAACGCGATCTGGTCACTCCCGGTTCGAGTTTTGTTGTCGAGGGCAATGACGTCGAGGTGCTGGTGAAGCATCGCGGGCACGGGGCGGCGGGGATCGTCGGTAGCCGGATGACTTATGCGACGCATCCATTCGACGTGGTGGGCTGGGACGGGTGTTTGTATCCGTACACGTTCAACGTGCGCGACTTCGAGCCGATCACGGGCCGGATCCACCAGCCGCCACCCGTGCACCAGGTGTTCGAGGGCAACAACTTCGTGATCTGTAACTTCGTACCGCGCAAGGTGGACTACCACCCGCTGTCGGTCCCGGTGCCGTACTACCACTCGAACGTGGACTCCGACGAGGTCATGTTCTACTGCGGCGGCGACTACGAAGCCCGCAAGGGTTCCGGGATCGGCCTGGGCTCCATCTCCCTCCACCCCGGCGGTTACGCCCACGGACCCCAGCCCGCCGCCATCGAGGCTTCTCTTGGCGCCGAATCCTTCGAAGAACTAGCCGTAATGGTCGACACCTTTCGCCCCTTGGAACTGGGCGAGGGTGGGTCCGCAGTCGACGACGGCGCGTATGCCTGGACCTGGTCAGGCCGCCACCTCAACAGTTGA